CTGCCTGAACAGCTCGGCCGGGCGCAGCCCCCGGGTGGACTCGCCGTACTCGACGTAGCCGTAGAAGTGCCGCGACCAGAAGAACGATGTGAAGTCGATCTTCTGAAAGTGCGAGAGCCTTCCCACGAGCGTGATGAACTCCACGTCGAGCGGTTCCCAGAAACCGAAGACGTCGCGCGCGAAGAGCGCCGGCGCCGCTGCGACCGCCTGCCCGCGCAGCTCGTGGTCGCGGGTCTTGTAGAGCCATGCCTCGCCGAGGGCGACCTTCTTGCCGGCCCGCCGCGCTACATCCGCGAACCTGATCGCGCGGTCAATCACATAATCATGGTTGATCGGGTAGATGTGCATGTCGAGGTAGTCGAGCGTGGTGCGGGCAAGACTCTGCGCGTAGGCCAGATCGTCCCAGGTGCCGGCACCCGCGCCGATCAGGACGCCCGAGCGTTCGAGGCCGACCAGTACCTGTTGCACAAACCCGGTATAGTTCGCGACGGTGAAGGACAGCCCGGTGTTCTCCTGGGCGGTGTGCGGCTCGTTCGCGATGGTCAGGTAGTCGGGCCGGATCTCGCGGATTATCACCTCGGCCATGCCCCGTGCCTCGCGCGTGTAGCGCTCGAGCGTGAGCCCGGCGTAGTGGCCGGCAACGGGCAGCGCGCTGAAGACCGGCTCGCGGAACCCGGGCGTCATCTGCGCCAGGAACTTCAGGTTCCGCCTCTTCAGTTCGACGGAGAGCCGCTTGAAGAACTCGAGGTACTCGCCCGAGCGCGGAAAGCCGGGCACCAGGATCGGGTACTTGATCGCCACCTTGACCCCGCGCACACCCACCAGTTGCAGGCGGTCGAGGTTGAAGGTGACCACCTGCCACGCCTCCGGCCGCAGGATCGCCTCGCCCTGGTTGCTGTTGGCCGCCAGCAACTCGGCTGAGAATACGACGTCGTGCCTCTCGCCGCTCCACCGTGGGGTGATGTGGGCGTCTATGGCGCGCAACTTGGCGGCCAGCATGGCGTAGAGGTCGGCGTACTCGGCCGGAACGCCCGCCGGTTGGGCGGCGGGGGCAGGCGCGGCATCCCACGCCCCCGCCCCGACGAGTCCGACAAGCAGCGCGGCGATCAGGAGCAGTTGGGACATGCACGGAATGCGGCGCATGCGCATGTGCTCTCCCCCAGTGGAGTGGTGTGCCTGCCTTGTGGACCGGAAGGACGGTGCGCGGGTTGAGTCGAGAAGCAGGTGAAACCTGACGGCGTCCCGTACAGAGAGGACGGGTAACTTGGAGAGCGCCGCAGGGCGCTTGCGCGGAGGGAGACACCATGATGAGAAGGATCGCAGTCGCTGTTCTCTTGCTGTCCCTGGTCCTGACCGGCGCTGTCAACACGCAGGCGCAGCCGCGCCGGATCGTGGTCTACGCCGCCATGGATGAGACCGTGATCAGCCGGGTCGTCAAGGCGTTCACCGACCGCACCGGCATACCGGTGGAGATGTTAACCGTGGCCGCGGCCGGCACCATGGCCGCGCGCATAGTGGCCGAGAAAGCCCGCCCCCGCGCCGACATCTTCGTGGGCGGCTCAATAGACTTCCATGCCCCGCTGGCGGCCGAGGGCATTCTGGCGCAGTACCGCTCCCCGGTGATCGGGCAGGCCGGCATAAGCAAGGAGTTCGTTGATCCCCAGGGGTTCTGGAACGGGTGGTACTTCGGCGTGCTTTCGATCGTCGTGAACCGCCCGCTGTTCGACCGGACGCTTGGGGCTGCCGGCGTCGCCATGCCCAGGACATGGGACGACGTGCTGACGCCGGCGTACCGCGGGCACTTCGTGCAGCCCAGCCCGGTCACAACGGGCGCCGGGTACATCTTCACGGCCACGCAGCTCTTCCGTCTTGGCGAGGACCGCGGGTGGGCCTATCTCCGGGCCCTCCACGCCAACACCTCGCAGTACGCGCCCACGGTCCCGGCTGCGATGACGCTTGTGGAGCGCGGGGAGGCGACGCTTGGGATGAACTGGGCGCACGTGGGCCTCATGGCGCGCAACCGCGGGGTGCCGATCGACATCGTGATCCCAACCGACACCGGGTTTGAGATCGGAGGGGCTTCGATCATCAAGGGAGGCCCGAACCCCGAGGGCGCCAGGGAGTTCATAGACTTCGTGTACTCGCGGCTGG
Above is a window of Armatimonadota bacterium DNA encoding:
- a CDS encoding ABC transporter substrate-binding protein codes for the protein MMRRIAVAVLLLSLVLTGAVNTQAQPRRIVVYAAMDETVISRVVKAFTDRTGIPVEMLTVAAAGTMAARIVAEKARPRADIFVGGSIDFHAPLAAEGILAQYRSPVIGQAGISKEFVDPQGFWNGWYFGVLSIVVNRPLFDRTLGAAGVAMPRTWDDVLTPAYRGHFVQPSPVTTGAGYIFTATQLFRLGEDRGWAYLRALHANTSQYAPTVPAAMTLVERGEATLGMNWAHVGLMARNRGVPIDIVIPTDTGFEIGGASIIKGGPNPEGAREFIDFVYSRLAQDIGAKYHLTYPVRGDVPSPLGMPALETIKLVKYDREWAIANMSRVRERWTRDIGR